In a genomic window of Zerene cesonia ecotype Mississippi chromosome Z, Zerene_cesonia_1.1, whole genome shotgun sequence:
- the LOC119835516 gene encoding lysophospholipid acyltransferase 5: MIGVALSFLGWIGLNPIPLIAGLIGTTEPALKLLISILLGYPLGIIYNEKIKQHKEYRNIYFIVTGVDLAIYNFGLSFIHNAIPAIVIYLTTMFLGVGKLNAIITFFFNMAYLLTGYVMTESEDYDITWTMPHCVLTLKLIALSFDMWDGEKMKQGEELSSNNKKTALPNPPTLLELLGFVYFPACFLVGPIFSFRRYLDYISDKFPIDKERDNLEKQALKRLLQGLAYLIAFQVGVTVFNIKYMMSDEFWETSIFYRHFYCGLWAHFALYKYISCWLLTEASCIRFGLSYNGMEKTQYGDVSKWDGCNNIKLMCFEGATKFQHYIDSFNCNTNFFAAEYVYKRLKFLGNRHLSQFFTLLFLALWHGIRSGYYMTFFNEFIIIFMEKELESIISKTTFYEKMWNSNFKYVLYIVLKTYTIVFMGWSLAPFDLKIFWKWWRVYYSLFFSGFLIFLPWPFVYKPLIKKFAKPYYQPKSDTKPKIN; this comes from the exons ATGATTGGCGTTGCCCTGTCATTTCTGGGCTGGATTGGTCTCAATCCAATCCCATTGATTGCTGGTCTCATTGGAACAACAGAACCAGCCTTAAAACTACTTATATCTATTCTATTGGGATACCCACTTGGAATTAtctataatgaaaaaatcaaacaacacAAAGAGTATAGAAACATCTATTTCATAGTCACGGGTGTTGACCTCgctatttacaattttggATTGTCTTTCATTCACAATGCTATACCAgcaattgttatttatctcACAACTATGTTCCTTGGTGTTGGAAAATTAAATgctataataacatttttcttcAACATGGCATATCTTCTGACTGGTTATGTTATGACTGAATCGGAGGACTATGATATCACTTGGACAATGCCCCATTGTGTCTTGACTTTAAAACTCATTGCCCTGTCTTTTGATATGTGGGATGGTGAAAAGATGAAACAGGGAGAGGAATtatcatcaaataataaaaaaacagcatTGCCCAATCCTCCAACCCTATTGGAACTTCTTGGGTTTGTTTATTTCCCTGCATGTTTCTTAGTTGGTCCAATATTCTCATTCAGGAGATATCTTGATTATATTTCTGACAAGTTCCCCATAGATAAAGAGAGGGATAACCTAGAAAAGCAAGCACTGAAGAGATTGCTGCAAGGTCTTGCTTATTTGATTGCTTTCCAAGTTGGag ttactgtattcaacattaaatacatgatgTCAGATGAGTTTTGGGAAACATCCATTTTCTATCGGCATTTTTACTGCGGACTCTGGGCACATTTTGCcctttacaaatatatatcttgCTGGTTACTCACTGAgg CATCATGTATACGCTTTGGACTATCATACAATGGTATGGAAAAAACTCAATATGGCGATGTATCCAAGTGGGATGGCTGTAACAACATTAAGCTCATGTGTTTCGAAGGCGCTACCAAGTTTCAGCATTACATTGACAGTTTCAACTGCAACACAAACTTCTTTGCTGCAGAATATGTGTACAAGAGACTGAAGTTCCTTGGTAACCGTCATCTCAGTCAATTTTTCACATTACTCTTCTTAGCTCTATGGCATGGCATACGTTCAGGCTATTACATGACTTTTTTCAatgaattcattattattttcatggaAAAGGAATTGGAAAGCATTATTAGCAAAACAacgttttatgaaaaaatgtgGAATTCTAACTTCAAATATGtcctttatattgttttgaaaacGTATACTATTGTTTTTATGGGTTGGAGCTTAGCACCATTTGATCTCAAAATATTCTGGAAATGGTGGCGCGTGTACTATAGCTTATTCTTTTCTGGTTTCCTCATATTTTTACCTTGGCCATTTGTATACAAACCACTTATTAAGAAGTTTGCTAAACCATACTATCAGCCAAAAAGTGatacaaaaccaaaaataaattag
- the LOC119835819 gene encoding protein diaphanous homolog 1-like — translation MSSNIEQNGSQPPVTTQSPSASTSPADKSHKKKELCRKFLWGTCNKGAACRFRNEFDIEKVKETLKFCHDYQNRSGCTREDCRYLHTTKEEQNLFYATGKLPKVLADRHANISAEAKLQTSMFIKETVMGASPPAAVTAQSAMPVVGPMPPPPVVGPMYPPGMAIRPGPPMMPTPIPPPGPPPGPPPGSAPPVPLGPPGPPCPPPGLGPSTVPITVMPIQHLPPPPPPPTQNSATISQPTPPVYTASSHQRGAFHLNQPPPGVPPKFDASKPPPPLLQVQNGTLKRPASSDLEAGPSKVRKEDDCNNYDSLCDSCLQRQIRIDAYKKEMENMYAREECQMLIYKKKMELYQKNEEILKLLVNPVLFGLLVDSEDGSQIHDALNQSQSYNNANDRQLLMQVLEYYMNNQNNSDSKQATSPPIEERINSLFSTGSSKSVPHSKSDILSLLEKLCDEKDEKKCDVTITTASSNNNTNSSYQMYTNGPNKQESQTVNSSKHSGGGKVKTSVAGSKAGGSPAVTSYPVYSAPPPMSRPYATSSAPPLPNTSMATYSQQNGVLSTQSLASKPVPCVVPPPPPNNNQKCQSYNTGSYPPPTPYYNPYQ, via the exons ATGAGCAGTAACATTGAACAAAATGGCTCTCAACCACCAGTAACAACGCAATCACCATCAGCTTCTACATCTCCAGCTGACAAATCGCACAAAAAAAAGGAACTATGTAGAAAATTTCTTTGGGGCACGTGCAACAAGGGTGCTGCTTGTAGATTTCGTAATGAATTTGATATCGAAAAAGTGAAAGAGACTTTAAAATTCTGTCATGATTATCAAAACCGCTCTGGTTGTACACGTGAAGattgtaggtacctacataccACAAAGGAAGaacagaatttattttacgcTACTGGAAAATTGCCGAAAGTTTTAGCAGATAGGCATGCTAACATTTCTGCTGAAGCAAAACTACAAActtcaatgtttattaaagAGACTGTAATGGGAGCTTCGCCACCAGCAGCCGTGACAGCTCAGTCTGCCATGCCTGTAGTGGGACCAATGCCTCCGCCGCCTGTAGTGGGTCCTATGTATCCGCCTGGAATGGCAATAAGGCCTGGGCCTCCAATGATGCCTACGCCTATTCCTCCTCCGGGACCACCGCCAGGTCCGCCCCCTGGTTCTGCACCTCCAGTACCACTAGGACCACCTGGCCCCCCTTGTCCTCCTCCAGGTCTAGGCCCTTCAACAGTTCCAATAACTGTAATGCCTATTCAACACTTACCTCCCCCACCTCCTCCACCCACACAAAATTCTGCTACAATTTCTCAACCCACACCTCCAGTTTATACAG CATCATCTCATCAAAGGGGAGCTTTTCATTTGAACCAACCACCACCAGGAGTTCCACCAaa GTTTGATGCTAGTAAGCCACCCCCACCATTGCTTCAAGTACAAAATGGAACATTGAAACGGCCAGCATCTAGTGACCTTGAag CTGGGCCAAGCAAAGTGCGAAAAGAGGACGACTGTAATAATTATGACTCTCTGTGTGATTCCTGTCTGCAGCGACAAATCAG AATTGATgcatataaaaaggaaatggAAAATATGTACGCTCGTGAGGAGTGTCAAatgttaatatacaaaaagaaaatggaACTATATCAGAAAAACGaggaaattttaaagttattagtTAACCCCGTGCTTTTTGGATTGCTCGTAGATAGCGag gaTGGATCACAAATTCACGATGCTTTAAATCAAAGTCaatcttataataat GCAAATGACAGACAATTACTAATGCAAGTACTAGAATACTATATGAATAACCAAAATAATTCTGATTCG AAACAAGCGACATCCCCGCCAATAGAAGAGAgaattaatagtttattttcgaCGGGATCGTCAAAATCTGTTCCACATTCCAAGTCAGATATATTATCTCTTCTGGAAAAATTGTGTGATg AGAAAGACGAAAAGAAATGCGACGTGACGATAACGACGGCGAGTAGCAACAACAACACTAACAGCAGCTACCAAATGTACACGAACGGCCCGAACAAGCAAGAGTCGCAAACGGTGAACAGCAGTAAGCACAGCGGCGGGGGTAAGGTGAAGACCTCGGTGGCCGGTTCGAAGGCGGGCGGCTCGCCGGCGGTGACGTCATACCCGGTGTAcagcgcgccgccgcccaTGTCCAGACCGTACGCAACTTCTTCGGCGCCGCCCTTACCGA ATACATCAATGGCAACATACAGCCAGCAGAATGGTGTGCTCTCTACCCAGTCTCTAGCGTCGAAACCGGTGCCTTGTGTAGTTCCTCCGCCTCCGCCTAATAATAACCAAAAATGTCAGTCGTATAACACGGGATCTTACCCCCCGCCAACTCCGTATTACAACCCGTATCAGTAG